The DNA region CATAGCCAGACACGATATGAGCGGACTTCCACTCGTCGCCGGTGAAGAACGAGAAGGCAAAACAGCCGACTAGCGCCCAGTGAAACAGGCGAACGAAAGGGTCCCAGACCTTGACCAGTGCCGGCCGCTGGGTGCGGCCGGACTGGAGGGTGCCGGGCACGCTGTGCTCGGCATCCGTCATCACTCGGCTCCAACCTGTTCGCCGGTGGCCGGGTTGAAGATGGCTTCGACCTTCTTGCCGTCCTTGATGCCGTAGACTTCGTAGCAGCCGTCTTCGACCTTTACCTGGCGCACGTCGTAGCCCATTTCGGTTGCCTTGGCCTTCATGGCGTCTTCAGTCATCCACTTGTCCTTCGGCGCATCGCACTTGGCGCTTTCGTCTTCGGCCTGGGCAAAGCCGGCGAAAGAAGCAAAGGTGATGAGCGAAAGAGCAATGAGCTTGTTCATGAGAGATGTCCTCGTAAAGACGACGAGGCGGGATTGCCTGGCGTCGTTGGAGAGACCCTAGCCACCATCGACTGAGCGATACCTGACGCCGAATGTCAGCGAAATTTCAGCTTTTGGATGATAGGGTATGACCGATGATCCACACACCGCGCTCCCTCGTCTCGCGTCTCGCGGCCCTCGGCCCGACCCTGGCCCTGACACTCGCCCTGATCGGCCTTGTCGCCACGCTTCCGACCACCTTACCGGCGCAGGCCGATGACGAACGTCATGAGAGCGCCCACGACCATCTGCGAGACGGGGTCGCGAGCGGCCGGATCAAGTCTCTGGCCGAACTGCGGCGCACGGTCCTGGCGCGTGTTCCGGGAGACATCGTCTCCGCCCGCGTCGAACAGGAACATGGCCTGGAGCTTTACGAGTTCCGGGTCTTGCGCGCGGACGGCCGGCTCGTTGAAGTGGAAGTCGATGCCCGCACGGGCGAGATCCGGGAGATCGAGAACGACTGATGCGCATCCTTCTGATCGAAGACGACCCGCGGATCGCACGCGATGTGACCACTCATCTGGAGCGGGACGGATATGTCGTCGTGCACGAAGCCGATGGTGAGGCCGGCTGGTTTACCGGCGATGAGGAAGACTTCGCCGCCGTCGTGCTCGATCTCGGCCTGCCGGGCATGGATGGGCTCGCTGTGCTGAAGCGCTGGCGCAATGCTGGAAGGCGTATGCCCGTTCTCGTTCTCACGGCCCGCGGCAACTGGCAGGAACGAGTGGAAGGCATCGACGCCGGCGCCGATGACTATCTGCCGAAACCCTTCCAGATGGCGGAGTTGCTTGCCCGTTTGCGGGCAATCATCCGGCGCACTGCCGGCCAGGCAAGCCCTGTGCTGGAATTCGGCGACATCTCAATCGACACCCGCAACAAGTCTGTGAGCCTGACCGGCCTGCCAGTCGACCTCACACCACTGGAATACCGCTGCCTGACCCATCTGGCGCTAAACGCCGACCGACATGTGTCGCAGGCAGAACTGACTGAACAGCTTTATGCCCAGGATTTCGAGCGCGACAGCAACTCGGTCGAGGTCCTGATCGGCCGCCTCCGCCGCAAGCTCGGCCGTGACGCCATCACGACCCGCCGGGGCTTCGGCTACAGGATGGGCGGTGCCGACCCGTGAACCGCTCGATCCGCATCCGCTTCGTCATCGTCTCGCTGCTCAGCGTCGCGGCAGCCCTGTCGCTCGCAGCCTTCGCCTTTGTCGAACTCTTCACCCGCAGCATCGAGCACCGGCTGGATCAGGAACTGACCGATCATCTCAACAACATCGCCGGCCAAATCGAATTTGCCCCTGATGGTGCAGTCCGCCTGCCCGACCGGCCGACAGACATCCGCTTTTCCACTCCCTATGGCGGTCTCTATTGGCAGATGACGGACGACAGCCGTGGCACGCAAACGCGCTCCGCCTCGCTCTGGGACTACGCGCTTCCCCTGCCCGACGATCCGCAGGAAACCGGGACCGTCCACCGCTATAACCTTCCAGGCCCCGATGGCGAAACCCTGCTGGTGCAGGAACGCAAGATAATCGCCAGGGCACCGGATGGCGAAAGGTCGCTGCGCCTCGCCGTCGCGATAGACACAGCAACCGTCACCGAAGCCCGCCAGGCCTTCGTCGCCGACATCATTCCTTACATCCTCGCGCTCGCAGTCTTCCTTGTTGCCGCCTCGGTCGCGCAGCTGACCTTCGGTTTGAAACCTCTGTCAGCCATTGGCGAAGGTCTGGAGCGGATCCGCGCCCGCCAGGCGACCCGTCTCACCGGGCCCCTTCCCGGCGAATTGATGCCAGTGGTCGATGCAATGAACCGCCTGCTTGACGATCAGGACGTCCTGATCGCCCGGGCCCGCGCACGCGCTGCCGACCTTGCCCACGGCCTGAAGACCCCCCTTACCGTCCTGGCGAACGACGCCGGCACACTGCAGGAGCGTGGCGAAGTGGAGATCGGCGCGGAACTTGCGCATCTGGCCTCCGTCATGCGCAACCATGTCGACCGCGAGCTTGCGCGTGCCCGGATCGCCGCGACCGCCAGCCTGCGCACCGCCGATGCCGACCTCGGCCAATGTGTGGCGATGATCGTGCGCACCCTGAAACGCACGCCCGACGGCGAGCGTCTCGGCTGGACCATAGCGGTTCCGGAAGGCCTGAAGCTCGGCGTCGATCCGAGCGACCTGCAGGAACTGATCGGCAACATCATTGAAAATGCCGTCAAATGGGCAAAGGGTCGGATCGATATCGAAACGAGCACTTCTCCCTCCGGCGTAAATCTGGTGATCGCCGACGACGGCCCGGGCGTGGGGATAACCGACCTGAAACGCATGACCGAACGCGGCGTGCGCCTCGATAGCCGCATGCCCGGCACCGGCATCGGGCTTTCCATTGCCGGCGACATTGCCGACGTGTACGGAATCGGCATCGAGATTACCAATGGCGAGAGTGCCGGATTACGCGTTTCGCTCCATTTCCAGCCGCCGCTCCCGTCTCCAGACGCCTGACATCACGCGCCGGAGGCAGCGGCTTCGGCGATTGCGGTTCTTTCGCACCGCAAAACAAAACTTGACTTCTGAGGCAAATAGGCCCATCTGCAGGTCAGCTTTTCCCTTCCGGCCGCCGCGTGAGCGTGCCCAGCGACATCTGAGACGCGACGAAGGATAAAGCGCATGACATCAGGGTGGACATTCCACCGATGCGCTTGGAAAGCTTTTTTCCAACTTACAAGTTCCCAAATCACGCGGGGTTCTTGACGCCAATGCCAACCGGCTCGCGAAGAACGCGTTCCGGGGTTTGTGCATTTGGCGCCCCGAAAGGTATGACTTTGACAACTTTCGCTGAGCTTGGCCTCTCCGAGAATATCGTCGCAACCCTGACTGCTCTTGGTTTCGCGACCCCCACTCCCATCCAGGAAAAGGGCATCCCCGTCGTTCTCGGCGGCCGCGACCTGATCGGTCTCGCCCAGACCGGCACCGGCAAGACGGCCGCTTTCGGCCTGCCGATGATCGAGATGCTTCTCAAGGACGAGAAGCGCCCCGATAACCGCACCACCCGCGCCCTCATTCTCGCCCCGACACGCGAACTGGTGAACCAGATCGGCGACAACCTGCGCAGCTACCTGCGCCGCCTGCCGCTGAAGATCAACCAGGTCGTCGGTGGCGCCTCCATCGGCAAGCAGCAGCTGCAACTCGAAAAGGGCACCGACATCCTCGTCGCCACCCCCGGCCGCCTGCTCGACCTGATCGCCCGCAACGCGATTTCGCTGCGCGCCGTGCGTTACCTCGTTCTCGACGAAGCCGACCAGATGCTGGATCTCGGCTTCATCCACGACCTGCGCAAGATCTCCAAGATGGTCCCGCCGAAGCGCCAGACGCTTCTGTTCTCGGCCACCATGCCGCCGTCGATCGCTGATCTCGCGGCAAGCTTCCTGACAGACCCGCTGAAGATCGCCGTGACGCCTCCGGGCAAAGCTGCCGACAAGGTCGAACAGCATGTGCATTTCGTTGCCGGCCAGAACGCCAAGACGGAAATGCTCAAGAAGATCCTCAACGACAATCCGGACGGCCGCTCCATCGTCTTCCTGCGCACCAAGCATGGCGCGGAAAAGCTGATGAAGCACCTCGACGCCACCGGCTACTCGGTCGCCTCCATCCACGGCAACAAGAGCCAGGGCCAGCGCGAGCGTGCCTTGAAGGGTTTCCGTGACGGCGAGATCAAGACGCTGATCGCCACCGACGTTGCCGCCCGCGGCATCGACATCCCGGCGGTCTCCCACGTCTTCAACTACGACCTGCCGGAAGTTCCCGATGCTTACGTTCATCGCATCGGCCGTACGGCTCGTGCCGGTCGTGACGGCATCGCAATCGCCTTCTGTGGTCCGGACGAAGGTCGCCTACTGCGCGACATCGAAAAGCTGATGAGCATCGAGATCCCGGTCGCCTCAGGTGAACCGCCGGCAAACCTCGCACGCCCGGCACGTCCGCAGCGTCGCGGCGGCGGTGGTGGTGCAGGTGCTGGCGGCAACAACCGCAATCACCAGGGCCAGGGTCGTGGCAAGTCCGAAGGCGGCGCCAAGGCGGATGGTCGTCCGGCCAAGTCCGGTCACCGCAAGGGTGGCAATGGCGGCGGCAACGGCAATGGTGGCAACCGCTCGGCCAATGGCAATGGCCAGAGCCGTGGCGGCAACGGCCAGGCCCGTCCTGCCCGCTCCGGGACAGCCGGCGGACGTCGCCGCGAAGCCTGAGGATTTGCCTCTAACGCATTGAAAGATGGCGCGGCTTCGGTCGCGCCATTTTTCTTCGTTCCAGGGGAATGAACTTTGAGGAGCCACTCAGACCGGCGGCACCGCCGGCTTGCGGTTGGTGAGATAGACCCCGAGCACCACCACGCAGGTCCCGATGATCATCGGGACCGTCAGATGCTCGCCGAAGGCAATCGCCGCTTCGATCGCCGCAAGCGGCGGGATGAGATAGATGAGCGACGCCGCTTTCGAGACGTCTCCCTTGCGGATCAGATAGAGTAAGAGCGCAATCGCTCCCATCGAAATGCCGAGCACCGACCAGGCGAGCGTCGCGAAGAAACCGAAGCTCCAGTCGATATGCATGTCCTCCAGAAGGAAGGCAGCGGGAACCGTGACCAGAAGCGCCCCGACATATTGCAGCGTCGCCACCACGCGCAAATCCCCCTCCTTCAGATAGCGCTTCTGATAGATCGTGCCTGCGGTCACGCAGGCCATGGCGAGCACGTTGATTGCCACCGCATAGACGGGGATCGTCTCGGCATCGATCACCACGATGTTCGGCAGAACGGCAATCGCGATGCCGACAAAGCCGACAAACAGCCCGATGCGCTGGGTCACGCTCAAATCTTCGCCTATGAGATAGGCCGCTGCCACCCCGGTCATCAGCGGCTGCAGCCCGGCAATGATGCCCGACAGGGCCGCCGGCACCCCCTGCCCGATCGCCCACCACACCATGCCGAGATAAAGCCCGTGCAGAAAGACGCCGGAGACGATGGCATGCAGCCAACCGTTTCTGTGCTTTGGCCAGGCGACACCACTCACCCGACAGAGGATGAAGAACAGCACCACCGCCACCCCGTAACGCACCACGAGGAAGGTCAGGGGATCGGCATAGAGGCCGCCGTATTTGGCGGAGACCCAACCGGTCGACCACAGGAGGACGAAAAGCACAGGCGCGATACGGGAAAGGGTCATAAAGGATCTTTTACTGGTGAGAAGGAAACAGTCGTCATGCGACCGCGAAAGCAAACAGGCCGAGCCAGACCATGGTCGAGAGGATGAATGCCCGTTCTGCAAAGCCGAAGAGCGCTCGAAGGGCGGGAAGGAGCGCAACAACGGTTGCGGCCAGCGACACGGTCGCGATCAGATGCAGGCCGGAGAGCCAGGGCAGAGCGGCAAGGGAAACCACACGTTCTGCCGCCCCGTTCAGCACATCGACCGCCATATAGACGAGAGCAAAGCCTGCTATCGCGAACAAGAGATGCAGCCGGCCGGTCCTGCTCTTCGCCATGCCGCCGAGATCAGTCGGAAAGCGCAACACGCCCAGCCTGATGACCGCGAGCAGCAGCAGATAGACGCCGGCCCGCAGCGGCAAGCGTTGCGAAACAGCCACCGCCGCGCCCAGGCTGGCGACAGCCGCGCAACCGGTGAGCACATAAACCGCAAAGAGTGAGCGCAGCGGGCCCGTGCCGTAGTCGCTGACGGGTTCGCGCAGACGATATTGCGGCCCCCGCCAGTGCAGGACCGCGAAGAGGGTAAGTTGGCAAAGCGCAAGGCCTGCGGAAAGCAAGGAGAGTGAGGACATGAGTGAAACTGCGCGCAGGAAAGGGCACCGGCAACCTAACGCCGGAGCCTCCGCAGTTCAAAGGACTTTTGCTGCAGTCCCTCTTCAGTTTTCCTTACAGGACAACGGCAATTTTTTCCACCGACCAATCGACTAGTTTTTGAGCAGAACCTGTCCAAAAACTTCTGGTCAGCGCAGGTTGAGGATTGGCGACCCGGCTGCGAAGCACCCAAAAACGAGAAATAAAGCCGATCAGGAGTCTTAACATTAGGCAAATGCCGATTTTATTGACATCCGCCCAAGGTGGAAAATTCTTCGTCACCTCCGGCGTGGACCGCTTGCATTGCCAAAATGGTTGTACTCAAATGACAAAAAAAGGGGACGGCGCCATTGGCATTTGATGAAATGATCACCGCGGACAACGGGCCGCGTGTACCCTATCAGAACTACCACGACTGGTACTCCAGCCAGGATCCCGCAAGGCTCTTGGCGAAGTCCAGGGACGCGGAGAACATCTTCCGCAAGACCGGCATTACCTTTGCGGTCTATGGTCACGAGGACTCCTCCGAAAAGCTCATCCCCTTCGACATTATCCCGCGCATCATCTCCGGCCGCGAGTGGCGCAAGCTGGCCCTCGGCATCGAACAGCGCGTGCTGGCGCTCAACGCCTTTCTCGACGACATCTACCACAAGCAGGAGATCATCAAGGCGGGCCGCATTCCCCGCGAGTTGATCGAGAAGAACGTCGCCTTCCTGCCCGAGATGATCGGCTTCCGCCCGCCCGGCGGCGTCTATACCCACATCGTCGGCACCGACATCGTCCGTACTGGCGAAGACCAGTTCTACGTGCTGGAAGACAATGCCCGCACGCCCTCCGGCGTCTCCTATATGCTGGAGAACCGGGAAACCATGATGCAGATGTTCCCCGAGCTCTTCCAGCTCAACAAGGTACAGCGCGTCGAGGATTACCCCTATCTTCTGCGCCAGTCGCTCGCCTCGCTCGCGCCTCCCGGCTGCAAGGGCAAGCCGCGCGTCGCGGTGCTGACGCCCGGCATCTATAATTCCGCCTATTACGAGCATTCCTTCCTCGCCGACATGATGGGCGTCGAACTGGTGGAAGGCTCGGACCTGCGCGTCATCGACGGCAAGGTGAAGATGCGCACGACGCGCGGCTACGAGGCCATCGACGTGCTCTACCGCCGCGTCGACGACGACTTCCTCGATCCGCTCACCTTCCGTCCCGACAGCTGTCTCGGCGTGCCCGGGATCATGGATGTCTACCGCGCCGGCAATATCACCATTGCCAATGCGCCCGGCACCGGCATTTCCGACGACAAGGCGATCTACAGCTACATGCCAGAAATCGTCGAATTCTACACCGGCCGCAAGGCGCTGCTCGAAAACGTGCCGACCTGGCGCTGTTCGGAGGCCGACAGCCTCAAATACGTGCTCGAGCATCTCGAAGAACTGGTGGTCAAGGAGGTGCACGGCTCCGGCGGCTACGGCATGCTGGTCGGCCCGACGGCCTCGAAGAAGGAGCGCGCCGACTTCGCCGAAAAGCTGAAGGCGCGACCCAGCAACTATATTGCCCAGCCAACACTGTCGCTGTCGACGGTGCCGATCCTGGTCAACAAGGGGATTGCCCCCCGCCACGTCGACCTTCGTCCTTATGTCCTCGTCTCCGACAAGGTGCAGATCATCCCCGGCGGCTTGACCCGCGTGGCCCTCAAGCAGGGTTCGCTCGTGGTCAATTCCAGCCAGGGCGGCGGCACCAAGGACACCTGGGTATTGGAGGACTGACATGGTCATGCTCGGAAGAACTGCCAACGGCCTCTTTTGGATGTTTCGCTACATCGAAAGGGCCGAAAACATCGCCCGTCTCGTCGATGCGGGCCTACGGATGTCCCTCACCCGCTCGGGCGCCTCGGACGAAGACTGGGATGCGGTTTTGAACAGCGCTGACGTGCGTCCGCTTTTTGCCGAGCGGCGTGGCAAGGTCACCGCCTCGGATGCGATTGATTTCATGCTTCGCGACCCGGCCAATCCCTCAAGCGTCATGTCCTGCATCGACGCCGGCCGCAACAACGCCCGCATGGTGCGCACGGCTCTGACCCGCGAAACCTGGGAGGCGACCAACGAGTGCTGGATCGAGCTCAAGCAGATGCTCGCCCGCAAGCTGAAATCGGCTGACCTTCCGGAAGTCATCGACACAGTGAAGCGCCGCGCCGGCCTGATCCGCGGCGCCTTCCACGGCTCGATGCTCAGAAACGAGATCTACAATTTCGCCCGCATCGGCACCTTCATCGAGCGGGCCGACAATACGAGCCGCATCCTCGACGTCAAATACTACGTGCTATTGCCGGCGATCACCCATGTCGGCTCCTCGCTCGACAACATGCAGTGGGAATCGATCCTGCGCTCGGTGTCTGCCCACCGCTCCTATCGCTGGGTCTATGACGGCGAGTACAAGGCGGCCAACATCGCCGACTTCCTGATCCTCAACGGCCAGATGCCCCGCTCGCTTGCTTATTGCTACGAGAAGATTACCTCCAACCTCGGTTATCTCGCCAAGGATTATGCGCACCGACTGCCGGCCCATGAGACCGCGGACAGCGTATTGTCGACGCTGAAATCGACCACGATCGGCACCATCATGGACCAGGGACTGCACGAATTCCTCGACGGTTTCATCGCCAGCAACAACAAGCTGGGCAACGAAATCACCGAGGGTTACCGGTTCTACAGCTGAGCAGGAACGATTTCATGCGTTTGCACATCACCCACACGACCGAGTATCGCTACGACGACCCGGTGCAGTATTCGCTGCAGCGCCTTCGACTGACCCCCTGCAGCAGCCCGGGCCAGACCGTGCATGCCTGGAACATCGCGGTCGACGGCGCCAAGGTCGAGGCGGGCTTCAACGACCAGTTCGGTAACCACACCCACCTGGTCTCCACGGAGGGGCCGAGCCACAGCATCCACATCGCGGCGAGCGGCGAGGTCGAGACGGAAGATCGTGCCGGGGTCTTTGGACAGCACCTGGGTTATGTACCGCTCTGGCTCTACCTGCGCGACACGCCCCTGACCAAGCCGGGGAAACTAACCCGCGAACTGATGCGCAGCCTGACGGGCGAAAACGAACTGGCGAAAATGCACGACCTGATGGGCAAGCTGCATGCCGCCGTGGTCTATGAGACCGGCTCGACCGGGACGGAAACCACCGCCGAACAAGCGCTGGAAGCCGGGCGCGGCGTGTGTCAGGATCACGCCCATGTCTTCATCGCCTCGGCACGGCTGATGAACCTGCCGGCCCGTTACGTCTCCGGTTACCTGATGATGGACGACCGGACCGAGCAGACGGCGACCCATGCCTGGGCGGAAGTGCATCTGCCTGGTCTCGGCTGGGTCGGCTTCGACGCCGCCAACAACCACTGCCCCGACACCCGCTATGTCCGCATCGCGACCGGGCTTTCCTATACCGACGCGGCCCCTGTCTCCGGCCTGCGCATGGGACTCGCGGCCGAAGATCTGACCGTCAAGGTGGTGGTGGAAGACAA from Rhizobium glycinendophyticum includes:
- a CDS encoding PepSY domain-containing protein — protein: MNKLIALSLITFASFAGFAQAEDESAKCDAPKDKWMTEDAMKAKATEMGYDVRQVKVEDGCYEVYGIKDGKKVEAIFNPATGEQVGAE
- a CDS encoding circularly permuted type 2 ATP-grasp protein, which codes for MAFDEMITADNGPRVPYQNYHDWYSSQDPARLLAKSRDAENIFRKTGITFAVYGHEDSSEKLIPFDIIPRIISGREWRKLALGIEQRVLALNAFLDDIYHKQEIIKAGRIPRELIEKNVAFLPEMIGFRPPGGVYTHIVGTDIVRTGEDQFYVLEDNARTPSGVSYMLENRETMMQMFPELFQLNKVQRVEDYPYLLRQSLASLAPPGCKGKPRVAVLTPGIYNSAYYEHSFLADMMGVELVEGSDLRVIDGKVKMRTTRGYEAIDVLYRRVDDDFLDPLTFRPDSCLGVPGIMDVYRAGNITIANAPGTGISDDKAIYSYMPEIVEFYTGRKALLENVPTWRCSEADSLKYVLEHLEELVVKEVHGSGGYGMLVGPTASKKERADFAEKLKARPSNYIAQPTLSLSTVPILVNKGIAPRHVDLRPYVLVSDKVQIIPGGLTRVALKQGSLVVNSSQGGGTKDTWVLED
- a CDS encoding PepSY domain-containing protein; this encodes MIHTPRSLVSRLAALGPTLALTLALIGLVATLPTTLPAQADDERHESAHDHLRDGVASGRIKSLAELRRTVLARVPGDIVSARVEQEHGLELYEFRVLRADGRLVEVEVDARTGEIREIEND
- a CDS encoding DMT family transporter, which translates into the protein MTLSRIAPVLFVLLWSTGWVSAKYGGLYADPLTFLVVRYGVAVVLFFILCRVSGVAWPKHRNGWLHAIVSGVFLHGLYLGMVWWAIGQGVPAALSGIIAGLQPLMTGVAAAYLIGEDLSVTQRIGLFVGFVGIAIAVLPNIVVIDAETIPVYAVAINVLAMACVTAGTIYQKRYLKEGDLRVVATLQYVGALLVTVPAAFLLEDMHIDWSFGFFATLAWSVLGISMGAIALLLYLIRKGDVSKAASLIYLIPPLAAIEAAIAFGEHLTVPMIIGTCVVVLGVYLTNRKPAVPPV
- a CDS encoding transglutaminase family protein — translated: MRLHITHTTEYRYDDPVQYSLQRLRLTPCSSPGQTVHAWNIAVDGAKVEAGFNDQFGNHTHLVSTEGPSHSIHIAASGEVETEDRAGVFGQHLGYVPLWLYLRDTPLTKPGKLTRELMRSLTGENELAKMHDLMGKLHAAVVYETGSTGTETTAEQALEAGRGVCQDHAHVFIASARLMNLPARYVSGYLMMDDRTEQTATHAWAEVHLPGLGWVGFDAANNHCPDTRYVRIATGLSYTDAAPVSGLRMGLAAEDLTVKVVVEDKAQSQSQSQS
- a CDS encoding DUF998 domain-containing protein; this translates as MSSLSLLSAGLALCQLTLFAVLHWRGPQYRLREPVSDYGTGPLRSLFAVYVLTGCAAVASLGAAVAVSQRLPLRAGVYLLLLAVIRLGVLRFPTDLGGMAKSRTGRLHLLFAIAGFALVYMAVDVLNGAAERVVSLAALPWLSGLHLIATVSLAATVVALLPALRALFGFAERAFILSTMVWLGLFAFAVA
- a CDS encoding response regulator transcription factor, translated to MRILLIEDDPRIARDVTTHLERDGYVVVHEADGEAGWFTGDEEDFAAVVLDLGLPGMDGLAVLKRWRNAGRRMPVLVLTARGNWQERVEGIDAGADDYLPKPFQMAELLARLRAIIRRTAGQASPVLEFGDISIDTRNKSVSLTGLPVDLTPLEYRCLTHLALNADRHVSQAELTEQLYAQDFERDSNSVEVLIGRLRRKLGRDAITTRRGFGYRMGGADP
- a CDS encoding alpha-E domain-containing protein, translating into MLGRTANGLFWMFRYIERAENIARLVDAGLRMSLTRSGASDEDWDAVLNSADVRPLFAERRGKVTASDAIDFMLRDPANPSSVMSCIDAGRNNARMVRTALTRETWEATNECWIELKQMLARKLKSADLPEVIDTVKRRAGLIRGAFHGSMLRNEIYNFARIGTFIERADNTSRILDVKYYVLLPAITHVGSSLDNMQWESILRSVSAHRSYRWVYDGEYKAANIADFLILNGQMPRSLAYCYEKITSNLGYLAKDYAHRLPAHETADSVLSTLKSTTIGTIMDQGLHEFLDGFIASNNKLGNEITEGYRFYS
- a CDS encoding DEAD/DEAH box helicase, translating into MTTFAELGLSENIVATLTALGFATPTPIQEKGIPVVLGGRDLIGLAQTGTGKTAAFGLPMIEMLLKDEKRPDNRTTRALILAPTRELVNQIGDNLRSYLRRLPLKINQVVGGASIGKQQLQLEKGTDILVATPGRLLDLIARNAISLRAVRYLVLDEADQMLDLGFIHDLRKISKMVPPKRQTLLFSATMPPSIADLAASFLTDPLKIAVTPPGKAADKVEQHVHFVAGQNAKTEMLKKILNDNPDGRSIVFLRTKHGAEKLMKHLDATGYSVASIHGNKSQGQRERALKGFRDGEIKTLIATDVAARGIDIPAVSHVFNYDLPEVPDAYVHRIGRTARAGRDGIAIAFCGPDEGRLLRDIEKLMSIEIPVASGEPPANLARPARPQRRGGGGGAGAGGNNRNHQGQGRGKSEGGAKADGRPAKSGHRKGGNGGGNGNGGNRSANGNGQSRGGNGQARPARSGTAGGRRREA
- a CDS encoding sensor histidine kinase; this encodes MNRSIRIRFVIVSLLSVAAALSLAAFAFVELFTRSIEHRLDQELTDHLNNIAGQIEFAPDGAVRLPDRPTDIRFSTPYGGLYWQMTDDSRGTQTRSASLWDYALPLPDDPQETGTVHRYNLPGPDGETLLVQERKIIARAPDGERSLRLAVAIDTATVTEARQAFVADIIPYILALAVFLVAASVAQLTFGLKPLSAIGEGLERIRARQATRLTGPLPGELMPVVDAMNRLLDDQDVLIARARARAADLAHGLKTPLTVLANDAGTLQERGEVEIGAELAHLASVMRNHVDRELARARIAATASLRTADADLGQCVAMIVRTLKRTPDGERLGWTIAVPEGLKLGVDPSDLQELIGNIIENAVKWAKGRIDIETSTSPSGVNLVIADDGPGVGITDLKRMTERGVRLDSRMPGTGIGLSIAGDIADVYGIGIEITNGESAGLRVSLHFQPPLPSPDA